A single region of the Bacteroidota bacterium genome encodes:
- a CDS encoding S9 family peptidase, with protein MIRFGSKKLLSFGLFIVLIIAGSISVLSIARCSPDEPHQVINDSIEINRLITLDKGKIPVESFFKNPEKTNFTISPSGEYIAYLGPFESRLNIFVQRADIAEPPVRITTDTERDITNYFWKNDNTLLYIKDADGDENYKLYAIDRDGKNKRDLTPEQNVRIEVIDELHDFPDEVIIAMNKNNPALFEPYRLNIKTGEKTQLASNKDMSNPITIWKADNNGKLRMAVSVEKGTKTHLLYRDNESEPFRSLLVSDWKDMVEPLFFDENNKFIYALSNLNRDKTALVKIDPAHPENPEIILEHPDVDIIYAERSPKNHNLVSAYYATDKKHLVFFDNDLKKIYQELEQKFPGDDIYFNSFDDNENHFIVRTYNDKTPGDFYLYHADENLITHLATVNPNIQREQMSDMEPAGFVARDGLPITGYLTIPKGSKGKDLPTVILVHGGPTARDYWGYRADVQLLASRGYAVLQINFRGSYGYGKNFTTAGFKEWGKKMQDDITDGANWLIKEGIADKNKIAIFGSSYGGYAALAGATFTPDIYNCAISYVGPSNLFTLLNNLPSYWEPEKEMLYEMIGHPLKDSLLLYNASPVFHVENIKVPLFIAQGGNDPRVNKGESEQMVDALRNRDVNVVYMLKENEGHGFKLEENRLAFYKTLIGFLTENMPAEGTNAKP; from the coding sequence ATGATTCGTTTTGGGAGTAAAAAGTTATTGAGTTTTGGTTTATTTATTGTGTTGATCATTGCCGGAAGTATATCGGTTTTGTCAATTGCAAGATGTTCTCCCGATGAACCACATCAGGTTATAAACGACTCGATTGAAATTAATCGTTTAATTACACTCGATAAAGGAAAAATTCCTGTTGAATCATTTTTTAAAAATCCTGAGAAAACAAATTTCACCATTTCTCCGAGTGGCGAATATATCGCTTATCTCGGCCCGTTTGAATCGCGTTTAAATATTTTTGTTCAGCGCGCAGATATTGCAGAACCACCGGTTCGAATTACTACTGATACCGAACGGGATATCACTAATTATTTCTGGAAAAACGATAATACCTTATTATATATAAAGGATGCCGACGGGGATGAAAATTATAAATTATATGCCATTGACCGCGATGGAAAAAATAAACGTGACCTTACACCGGAACAAAATGTGCGCATAGAAGTTATTGATGAACTACATGATTTTCCTGATGAGGTTATTATTGCCATGAATAAAAATAATCCTGCGCTTTTTGAACCTTATCGTTTAAACATTAAAACCGGAGAAAAAACTCAACTCGCTTCCAATAAAGATATGTCTAATCCAATAACCATCTGGAAGGCAGACAACAACGGCAAGTTACGTATGGCGGTGAGCGTGGAAAAAGGAACTAAAACACATTTATTATATCGCGATAACGAATCAGAACCATTTCGCTCATTACTTGTCAGCGATTGGAAAGATATGGTTGAGCCATTATTTTTTGATGAAAACAATAAATTTATTTACGCTCTCTCAAATTTAAACCGCGATAAAACAGCATTGGTAAAAATTGATCCAGCTCATCCTGAAAATCCAGAAATAATTCTGGAGCATCCCGATGTTGATATTATTTATGCTGAACGCAGTCCGAAAAATCATAATTTGGTTTCTGCTTATTATGCTACCGATAAAAAACATCTGGTATTTTTTGATAACGACCTGAAAAAAATTTATCAGGAGCTGGAACAAAAATTCCCCGGAGATGATATTTATTTTAATAGTTTTGATGACAATGAAAACCATTTTATTGTAAGAACATATAATGATAAAACGCCGGGCGATTTTTATTTATATCATGCTGATGAAAATTTAATTACACATTTAGCAACAGTAAATCCCAATATACAACGTGAGCAAATGAGCGATATGGAACCGGCAGGATTTGTAGCCCGCGACGGATTGCCAATTACCGGTTATCTCACAATTCCTAAAGGAAGTAAAGGCAAAGATTTACCTACCGTAATTTTAGTACACGGCGGCCCCACAGCGCGCGATTATTGGGGTTATCGGGCTGATGTGCAATTGTTGGCCAGTAGAGGATATGCGGTATTACAAATTAATTTTCGCGGCAGTTATGGGTATGGAAAAAATTTCACCACTGCAGGATTTAAAGAATGGGGAAAAAAAATGCAGGATGATATTACCGACGGCGCCAACTGGTTAATTAAAGAAGGTATTGCCGATAAAAATAAAATTGCCATTTTCGGTTCTTCCTATGGCGGATATGCTGCATTGGCAGGAGCAACTTTTACACCTGATATTTATAACTGCGCCATTTCATATGTTGGGCCATCTAATTTATTTACTTTACTTAATAATTTGCCTTCCTATTGGGAGCCTGAAAAAGAAATGTTATACGAAATGATCGGCCACCCGTTGAAAGATAGTTTATTATTATACAATGCATCTCCTGTTTTTCACGTTGAAAATATTAAGGTGCCGTTATTTATAGCACAAGGTGGTAACGACCCGCGCGTAAATAAAGGCGAATCAGAACAAATGGTTGATGCATTGCGCAACCGTGATGTTAATGTGGTTTATATGCTAAAAGAAAATGAAGGTCATGGGTTTAAATTGGAAGAAAATCGACTTGCATTTTACAAAACGCTTATTGGATTTTTGACTGAAAATATGCCTGCTGAAGGTACAAATGCCAAACCTTAA
- a CDS encoding Omp28-related outer membrane protein produces the protein MKRIKVSHLVGLSAGVLFFSAITACKEVGPEINLTETDYVTYIETPEAPQDKIVLIEDFTGAACPNCPDGHIAITDALTANPGKAIAIAEYNYFADPLYIEQNFLTDEALNMNGYLGPVTGWPAIFIDRKDFGGDDYLAELPENVGTFTADQTAASTPVNLYVENVYDAASRLLTVRVKIKYTSAVTTVNNLSISLTESAIVAAQIDDNVGGEVEDYIHNHVLRKMLTYYTGDALPEENIAGRVYEFEYTYTIPETWNAENMNVVAFVHNYETDNKEVLQAVEGEVVE, from the coding sequence ATGAAAAGAATTAAAGTATCACATTTGGTTGGATTGTCGGCAGGCGTATTATTTTTTAGTGCCATAACTGCGTGTAAAGAAGTGGGTCCTGAAATCAATCTTACAGAAACAGATTATGTAACATATATTGAAACACCGGAAGCGCCGCAGGATAAAATTGTATTGATTGAAGATTTTACCGGAGCAGCTTGCCCAAATTGTCCTGATGGGCACATCGCAATTACCGATGCCCTAACGGCAAATCCGGGAAAAGCGATTGCAATTGCCGAGTATAATTATTTTGCAGATCCACTTTATATTGAACAAAATTTTTTAACTGATGAGGCATTAAATATGAATGGCTATTTAGGTCCGGTTACAGGATGGCCTGCTATTTTTATTGACAGAAAAGATTTTGGCGGAGATGACTATCTTGCTGAACTTCCTGAGAACGTAGGTACATTTACAGCTGATCAAACTGCAGCATCTACACCTGTTAATTTATATGTAGAAAATGTTTATGATGCAGCGAGCAGATTATTGACAGTACGTGTAAAAATAAAATACACGTCAGCAGTTACTACAGTAAATAATTTGAGTATTTCCTTAACCGAAAGCGCAATAGTTGCTGCTCAAATAGATGATAATGTTGGCGGTGAGGTTGAAGATTATATTCATAATCATGTATTAAGAAAAATGCTGACTTATTACACCGGTGATGCATTGCCTGAAGAAAATATTGCGGGCAGGGTTTATGAATTTGAATATACGTATACTATACCTGAAACATGGAATGCTGAAAATATGAATGTTGTGGCATTCGTGCATAATTATGAAACAGATAATAAAGAAGTATTACAGGCTGTGGAAGGTGAGGTAGTGGAATAA
- the nuoH gene encoding NADH-quinone oxidoreductase subunit NuoH → MISFEYIANSVDTWLNENLNSGLALTIEFLIVGVLCIGLFAVLGLVLIMMERKVSAYMQVRLGPNRVGPKGMFQTVADTLKLLVKEGLTPTGADKFLFNLAPFVVMIAAMLILAPIAFAKNFQIWDINIGVLYVSAVSSIGVIGILMAGWASNNKYSLLGAMRSGAQIVSYELSAGLSILVIVIFTGDLSISKIIESQQTGWWIFRGHIPVLIAFVIFIIAVTAETNRAPFDLAEAESELTAGFHTEYSGMKFALFFLAEYVNIFIVCAIGATLFLGGWMPFHIGNWEAFNRIMDWIPSSLWFIGKTFFLIFVIMWFRWTFPRLRIDQLLNLEWKYLLPISMFNLLLATLIAIQGWYF, encoded by the coding sequence TTGATAAGTTTTGAATATATAGCAAATAGTGTTGACACCTGGTTGAATGAAAATTTAAATTCGGGGTTAGCATTGACTATTGAATTTTTAATAGTTGGGGTTTTATGTATTGGCTTGTTTGCCGTTTTGGGATTGGTGCTCATTATGATGGAACGAAAAGTTTCGGCTTATATGCAGGTGCGTTTGGGGCCGAATCGAGTTGGACCGAAGGGGATGTTTCAAACTGTTGCCGATACTTTAAAATTATTGGTTAAAGAAGGACTAACACCTACCGGTGCTGATAAATTTTTATTTAACCTCGCTCCATTTGTTGTAATGATTGCGGCGATGCTGATACTGGCGCCGATTGCCTTTGCAAAAAATTTCCAGATTTGGGATATTAATATCGGTGTACTATATGTGAGTGCTGTTTCATCCATTGGCGTTATCGGAATTTTAATGGCTGGATGGGCGAGTAATAATAAATATTCATTATTAGGTGCCATGCGTAGTGGTGCTCAAATTGTTAGTTATGAATTGAGTGCAGGATTATCCATTTTGGTAATCGTAATTTTTACAGGTGATTTATCCATTTCAAAAATTATTGAATCGCAACAAACAGGCTGGTGGATTTTTAGAGGCCATATTCCGGTATTAATTGCATTTGTCATTTTTATCATTGCGGTTACTGCAGAAACCAACCGTGCACCTTTCGATTTAGCTGAAGCAGAATCGGAATTAACAGCAGGATTTCACACGGAATATTCAGGGATGAAATTTGCTTTATTCTTTTTGGCAGAATATGTAAATATTTTTATTGTGTGTGCAATTGGTGCAACGTTGTTTTTGGGTGGATGGATGCCATTCCATATCGGTAACTGGGAAGCTTTTAACAGGATTATGGACTGGATTCCGTCATCGTTGTGGTTTATCGGGAAAACATTTTTCCTCATATTTGTTATAATGTGGTTTCGCTGGACTTTTCCGCGTTTGCGAATTGACCAGTTGTTGAATCTGGAATGGAAATATTTATTGCCGATATCGATGTTCAATTTATTATTGGCAACATTAATTGCCATTCAGGGTTGGTATTTTTAA
- a CDS encoding TlpA family protein disulfide reductase: MKKFGFLILTLLIGFSAVKAQDALPEITLYDINGNKVNIADYGKDSTIQIFSFWATWCVPCKEELNNINEIYADWQKDYNVEIIAVSIDDAKTKANVKSYAEGQGWTYTVLLDTNKELQRLLGGQSVPFTVITNKAGVITDKHTGYIEGDEYELEDKIIVLSKE; the protein is encoded by the coding sequence ATGAAAAAATTCGGGTTTTTGATTTTAACCTTATTAATTGGCTTCAGTGCAGTTAAAGCGCAGGACGCATTGCCGGAAATTACCCTTTATGATATTAATGGCAACAAAGTAAATATTGCAGACTATGGAAAAGACAGCACCATTCAGATATTCAGCTTTTGGGCTACCTGGTGTGTTCCTTGTAAAGAAGAATTGAACAATATCAACGAAATATATGCCGACTGGCAAAAAGATTATAATGTAGAAATTATTGCGGTTTCTATCGATGATGCTAAAACAAAAGCAAACGTAAAATCTTATGCTGAAGGTCAGGGTTGGACTTATACCGTATTATTAGATACAAATAAAGAGTTACAACGCTTATTGGGCGGACAATCGGTTCCATTTACCGTAATTACAAATAAAGCAGGCGTAATTACCGATAAACATACCGGTTATATTGAAGGTGATGAATATGAGCTGGAAGATAAAATCATCGTATTATCCAAAGAGTAA
- a CDS encoding 4Fe-4S binding protein has translation MFITNYIKEVFSGVKSLLTGMRRTGYYFTHHKEIITQQYPTEIPVMAERFKGEVTMLHDENNEHACTGCTACELACPNATIKIVTKFDITPEGKKKKAIDKFVYHLELCTLCNLCIEACPTGAIKMGQNFEHSVFNRADLTKVLNKPGSKVRDDVE, from the coding sequence ATGTTTATTACAAATTATATAAAAGAAGTTTTCAGTGGTGTAAAATCCTTGCTTACGGGAATGCGTAGAACAGGATATTATTTCACACATCACAAGGAAATTATCACCCAGCAATACCCTACAGAAATTCCGGTAATGGCGGAACGATTTAAGGGTGAGGTGACAATGCTCCACGATGAAAATAATGAACATGCCTGCACCGGTTGTACTGCCTGCGAACTGGCTTGTCCGAACGCTACCATTAAAATTGTTACCAAATTTGATATTACCCCAGAAGGCAAAAAGAAAAAAGCAATAGATAAATTTGTTTACCACCTTGAATTATGTACACTTTGCAACTTATGTATTGAAGCCTGCCCTACGGGAGCAATTAAAATGGGTCAAAACTTTGAACATAGTGTATTTAACAGAGCCGATTTAACAAAGGTGCTGAACAAACCGGGTAGTAAAGTGCGGGATGATGTTGAATAA
- the hemW gene encoding radical SAM family heme chaperone HemW yields the protein MQTIIDLIQQEFIVEPDAEITLEANPDDIHEGYLQTILAAGVNRISIGIQSFDNNDLEWMNRSHDAMQAENSLKLIAAAGFKKVTADLIYGIPGSTHEAWRKHIEKVIPYVNHISCYALTVEPKTVLQHLITKGKSLPVDENHTAEQFEILTATLKSAGFEHYEISNFAKNGAYALHNTAYWMGNHYLGIGPSAHSYNGIERAWNISNNAHYVKNILGGISFNEIEILTPVQQMNEMLLTSLRTMWGLDVALFRERFGEKNALILEKQFPKLIQEALLEIKNTHVIITERGKFLADGIISNLFFDDND from the coding sequence GTGCAAACCATTATCGATTTAATACAGCAGGAATTTATTGTTGAGCCGGATGCGGAAATTACTTTAGAAGCAAATCCGGATGATATTCATGAGGGATATCTTCAAACAATTTTGGCAGCAGGTGTAAATCGCATCAGTATCGGAATTCAATCTTTTGATAATAATGATTTAGAATGGATGAATCGTTCGCATGATGCTATGCAGGCTGAAAACAGTTTGAAATTAATTGCAGCGGCAGGATTTAAAAAGGTAACTGCTGATTTAATATATGGCATTCCCGGTTCTACACATGAGGCCTGGCGAAAACATATTGAAAAGGTGATTCCTTACGTAAATCATATTTCCTGTTATGCTTTAACAGTGGAGCCTAAAACAGTATTGCAACATTTAATAACGAAAGGTAAATCGTTGCCGGTTGATGAAAATCATACTGCAGAACAATTTGAAATTTTAACTGCAACATTAAAATCTGCCGGATTTGAACATTACGAAATAAGCAATTTTGCAAAAAATGGCGCTTATGCGCTGCATAATACTGCTTATTGGATGGGCAATCATTATTTAGGAATAGGACCTTCAGCACATTCTTACAATGGTATTGAAAGAGCATGGAATATCAGTAACAATGCACATTATGTCAAAAATATTTTGGGCGGAATTTCTTTTAACGAAATAGAAATATTAACGCCTGTTCAACAAATGAATGAAATGCTATTAACTTCACTGAGAACAATGTGGGGTTTAGATGTAGCATTGTTTCGCGAACGATTTGGAGAAAAAAATGCGCTCATTCTTGAAAAACAATTTCCTAAGTTAATTCAGGAAGCGTTGTTGGAAATTAAAAACACACATGTAATTATTACTGAACGCGGCAAATTTCTTGCAGATGGTATCATCAGTAATTTATTTTTTGATGATAACGATTAA
- a CDS encoding NADH-quinone oxidoreductase subunit C: MEREALQARISAINAAVTFEEGGEMLNAFVEPTECRDLLQTLHNMDDLAFDYMFCLTCVDWKTHLTMVYHLESTKHRHIVVIKSKLDRENPEIDTMSDIWRTAELLEREVYELFGVRFINHPDLRKLLLSDEWEGWPLRKDYEDPINMIKL, from the coding sequence ATGGAACGCGAAGCATTACAGGCAAGAATCAGCGCCATAAACGCAGCAGTTACCTTCGAAGAAGGTGGTGAAATGCTCAATGCCTTTGTTGAACCGACCGAATGTCGCGATTTGCTGCAAACCCTGCACAATATGGACGATTTGGCATTTGATTATATGTTTTGCCTGACCTGTGTAGACTGGAAAACCCATTTAACCATGGTTTACCACTTGGAATCGACAAAACACAGACATATTGTTGTTATAAAATCGAAATTAGACAGAGAAAACCCTGAAATAGATACAATGAGTGACATTTGGCGCACAGCAGAATTGCTGGAACGCGAGGTGTATGAGTTATTTGGTGTTCGTTTTATCAATCATCCCGATTTGAGAAAATTATTGCTTTCAGATGAATGGGAAGGATGGCCATTGCGCAAAGATTACGAAGACCCGATTAACATGATAAAATTGTAA
- a CDS encoding NADH-quinone oxidoreductase subunit A, whose translation MGPASLIVLILAAAAFSAGGILLSKIIHKASKNVVKGEAYECGVPTTGNSWVQFNVGYYLFALIFLVFDVELIFLYPWAVTVQKLGMFAFFEAVIFLFILFTGFLYAHKKGALKWM comes from the coding sequence ATGGGTCCAGCCTCTTTAATCGTATTAATTTTAGCCGCAGCCGCATTTTCGGCGGGTGGAATTTTGTTATCCAAAATCATTCATAAAGCATCTAAAAACGTAGTTAAGGGAGAGGCATATGAATGTGGTGTGCCGACAACCGGCAATAGTTGGGTGCAATTTAACGTAGGTTATTACCTTTTTGCCCTTATTTTCCTCGTTTTTGATGTAGAATTGATTTTTTTATACCCTTGGGCCGTAACGGTTCAAAAACTGGGCATGTTTGCCTTTTTTGAGGCAGTTATTTTCCTCTTTATATTATTTACGGGCTTTTTATATGCTCATAAAAAAGGTGCCTTAAAATGGATGTAA
- a CDS encoding BamA/TamA family outer membrane protein, with product MKLKLLFACIIIILAGNLPAQDTSWLIIEHPQLEKQKAHTDEAIAFYSLPEQNNYINTILVRYYQAGYITATANTIHASGDTITMQVVPGKQVFWTTLNVTETDAFILSGAGYRKKDIDGKLFNYTTLVKLMRSMLNFAEQNGFPFATVNLDSIQWNDTTIAATLQFKKNQFIEFDTLRIVGNLVLSPNYLKQYTGIESGGVYNQQLLNDLDNRLKEIPFAVRTKKTRIEFSGNRATVIVYLDEKQSSTFDFLIGVLPNNEITGRLIITGEGRLQLQNIFNAGELFNFHFSKLESTSKELQTALTYPYLPGLPLGLEGAFSLYLKDSTFLERTTTAGILYQLIGNNHLKAVASFYSSAVLSPDTAFVLANLQLPASLDLNERAYGLTWNFEKLNYRFNPYKGFAFNIGATVGTKTILENATITGLSNPFDPTYDFASLYDSVDLKTLSIKYHYTVSCYIPLITRTTLLLKTQGAAIINDYLLQNELYRIGGNAIMRGFDEQSITASQYHIATAELRYLLSQNAFAALFVDAAYTENAAGTTLSRDTPIGFGAAVNFETKAGIFGLTYALGSQQNNPVSLRNTKIHFGYVNYF from the coding sequence ATGAAGTTGAAATTACTTTTCGCCTGTATAATTATTATCCTCGCCGGCAATTTGCCGGCTCAGGATACTTCGTGGCTCATTATTGAACATCCCCAACTCGAGAAACAAAAAGCCCATACTGACGAAGCGATTGCATTTTATTCCCTTCCCGAACAAAATAATTATATTAATACAATATTAGTCCGCTATTATCAAGCCGGTTATATCACTGCGACAGCTAATACAATTCATGCTTCCGGTGATACTATCACCATGCAGGTTGTTCCCGGGAAGCAAGTTTTCTGGACTACACTAAATGTGACCGAAACGGATGCGTTTATACTCAGCGGTGCAGGTTATCGCAAAAAAGATATTGATGGTAAATTGTTCAATTATACCACTTTGGTGAAATTGATGCGCAGTATGTTAAACTTCGCTGAACAAAATGGATTTCCCTTTGCAACGGTTAATTTAGATAGTATACAATGGAATGATACAACTATTGCCGCAACCCTTCAATTCAAAAAAAATCAATTTATCGAATTTGATACACTGCGTATTGTCGGCAATCTTGTGCTGAGTCCTAATTACTTAAAACAATACACCGGAATCGAATCAGGAGGTGTTTATAATCAACAATTATTAAATGATTTAGACAATAGATTAAAAGAAATTCCCTTTGCTGTAAGAACAAAAAAAACACGTATCGAATTTTCCGGCAACAGGGCAACAGTAATTGTTTATCTCGATGAAAAACAATCAAGTACATTCGATTTTTTAATTGGTGTTTTACCAAATAATGAAATTACCGGACGGTTAATTATAACAGGAGAGGGGCGATTACAATTACAAAATATTTTTAATGCTGGTGAACTATTTAATTTTCATTTTTCGAAGTTGGAAAGTACTTCCAAAGAATTACAAACTGCCCTAACTTATCCCTACTTACCCGGGTTGCCACTCGGGCTGGAAGGCGCATTCAGCCTGTATCTCAAAGACTCAACATTTTTAGAACGCACTACTACCGCAGGCATCTTATATCAGTTAATCGGAAATAATCATTTAAAAGCGGTTGCGTCATTTTATAGCTCTGCGGTTTTATCTCCGGATACGGCTTTTGTTTTAGCCAATTTACAATTACCGGCATCACTCGACTTAAATGAACGTGCTTATGGCTTAACCTGGAATTTTGAAAAACTAAATTATCGTTTTAATCCTTACAAAGGATTTGCATTTAATATTGGCGCTACTGTCGGCACAAAAACAATTCTTGAAAATGCAACCATTACAGGATTATCCAACCCCTTTGATCCAACATATGATTTTGCATCATTATATGATTCCGTCGATTTAAAAACATTATCCATAAAATATCATTACACAGTTAGCTGTTATATTCCACTCATTACAAGAACAACTTTATTGCTTAAAACACAAGGAGCAGCTATAATTAATGATTACTTATTACAAAATGAACTTTATCGCATTGGTGGTAATGCCATTATGCGCGGTTTTGATGAACAAAGTATTACAGCATCTCAGTATCACATCGCCACTGCAGAACTGCGCTATTTATTATCGCAAAATGCCTTCGCCGCTTTATTTGTTGATGCCGCTTACACCGAAAACGCAGCAGGAACCACGCTTAGCAGAGATACCCCAATTGGCTTCGGCGCAGCAGTAAACTTTGAAACAAAGGCCGGTATTTTTGGACTTACCTATGCATTGGGAAGTCAGCAAAACAACCCGGTAAGTTTACGTAACACAAAAATCCATTTCGGATATGTAAATTATTTCTAA
- a CDS encoding NADH-quinone oxidoreductase subunit B — MDVNNKNPNQEPFPGDVHPTASGGIVVTKLDDVINWARSNSLWPLVFGTSCCAIEMMSAASAKYDWSRFGFEVARATPRQADVIIIAGTIVNKMAPVLKRLYDQMPDPKYVIAMGACATSGGPFFYNTYSVVKGADHIIPVDVYVAGCPPRPEALMHALISLQAKIKAGGRPEKMVIEHFYDKATK, encoded by the coding sequence ATGGATGTAAACAATAAAAACCCAAACCAGGAGCCGTTTCCGGGCGATGTACATCCAACTGCCTCCGGCGGTATAGTAGTTACCAAATTAGACGATGTAATTAACTGGGCTCGGTCAAACTCCTTATGGCCATTGGTTTTCGGAACAAGTTGTTGTGCTATAGAAATGATGAGTGCTGCCAGTGCGAAATACGACTGGAGCCGATTTGGCTTTGAAGTTGCCCGCGCCACGCCCCGTCAGGCTGATGTGATAATAATTGCAGGGACAATAGTAAATAAGATGGCTCCGGTGCTCAAAAGGCTTTACGACCAGATGCCTGATCCGAAATATGTGATAGCTATGGGCGCTTGTGCAACCAGCGGCGGACCGTTTTTCTATAATACTTATAGTGTAGTAAAAGGAGCCGACCATATTATTCCGGTAGACGTATATGTGGCAGGATGTCCCCCAAGACCGGAAGCGCTAATGCACGCCCTTATTAGCTTGCAGGCGAAAATCAAAGCCGGTGGAAGGCCTGAAAAAATGGTAATTGAACATTTTTACGATAAAGCAACAAAATAA
- a CDS encoding NADH-quinone oxidoreductase subunit D, which translates to MLEEVAVNDTGDLIINVGPQHPSTHGVLHLIITLNGETIKNIDPNLGYIHRSIEKMCESLSYRQFIYVTSRMDYLSSHINNHACALTVEKGLQIEIPERAQYIRVIMDELTRLASHQLWWGAAAMDVGALTPFFHAFREREMINEIMEETCGARLTMNYNVPGGVMADIHPDFQRKTKEFLKFFKTKLPEYDEMVTGNIIFQNRMKNIGLITKEDAISYGCSGPTARASGVSCDIRKIHPYSIYDKVNFTESIQTSCDSYGRYLVRMEEMRQSISIIEQLIDNIPEGDFQAKTKAVIKLPKGEFYSRVETARGELGVYIVSEGGLTPYRIKFRSPGFSNLSALNHMARGQKIGDMVAIMATLDLVIPDIDR; encoded by the coding sequence ATGTTAGAAGAAGTTGCAGTAAATGATACCGGTGATCTGATAATCAATGTCGGACCACAACATCCATCCACGCATGGTGTCCTCCATTTGATTATTACTTTGAATGGGGAAACAATTAAAAATATAGACCCTAATCTGGGGTATATCCATCGCTCCATCGAAAAAATGTGTGAGAGCCTGAGTTACAGGCAGTTTATATATGTTACTTCCCGTATGGATTATTTATCATCTCACATAAATAACCATGCTTGCGCATTAACAGTTGAAAAGGGTTTACAAATTGAAATACCGGAACGTGCTCAATATATCCGCGTAATTATGGATGAGTTAACACGTTTGGCCTCACACCAACTTTGGTGGGGAGCAGCGGCTATGGATGTAGGAGCTTTGACACCATTTTTTCATGCTTTTCGCGAACGTGAAATGATTAATGAAATAATGGAAGAAACCTGTGGCGCAAGGTTAACCATGAATTATAATGTTCCGGGTGGTGTAATGGCAGATATACATCCTGATTTTCAGCGCAAAACGAAGGAGTTTTTAAAATTCTTCAAAACAAAACTGCCTGAATACGATGAAATGGTTACGGGCAATATCATCTTTCAAAACAGAATGAAGAACATTGGCCTGATAACTAAAGAAGATGCTATCTCATACGGTTGTTCAGGACCAACTGCCAGAGCGAGTGGGGTTAGTTGCGATATCAGGAAAATTCATCCTTATTCAATTTATGACAAGGTAAATTTTACTGAAAGCATTCAAACCAGCTGCGACAGTTATGGAAGATATTTGGTACGCATGGAAGAAATGCGTCAGTCCATCAGCATTATTGAACAATTAATTGACAATATTCCTGAAGGTGATTTTCAGGCTAAAACAAAAGCAGTAATTAAATTACCAAAAGGAGAATTTTATTCGCGCGTTGAAACTGCCCGTGGTGAGTTGGGCGTGTATATAGTAAGTGAAGGTGGATTAACACCATACCGTATCAAGTTTCGTTCGCCGGGATTTTCAAATTTGAGTGCACTTAATCATATGGCAAGAGGTCAAAAAATTGGAGATATGGTTGCTATTATGGCGACTTTGGATTTGGTGATTCCGGATATTGATAGGTGA